In Callospermophilus lateralis isolate mCalLat2 chromosome 10, mCalLat2.hap1, whole genome shotgun sequence, a single genomic region encodes these proteins:
- the Tnk2 gene encoding activated CDC42 kinase 1 isoform X11, with protein sequence MPAAPARRFPGLELSFPLLARLRRRLYTRLGSSSMQPEEGTGWLLELLSEVQLQQYFLRLRDDLNVTRLSHFEYVKNEDLEKIGMGRPGQRRLWEAVKRRKAMCKRKSWMSKVFSGKRLEAEFPPHHSQSTFRKPSPTPGGPVGEGPLQSLTCLIGEKDLRLLEKLGDGSFGVVRRGEWDAPAGKTVSVAVKCLKPDVLSQPEAMDDFIREVNAMHSLDHRNLIRLYGVVLTPPMKMVTELAPLGSLLDRLRKHQGHFLLGTLSRYAVQVAEGMGYLESKRFIHRDLAARNLLLATRDLVKIGDFGLMRALPQNDDHYVMQEHRKVPFAWCAPESLKTRTFSHASDTWMFGVTLWEMFTYGQEPWIGLNGSQILHKIDKEGERLPRPEDCPQDIYNVMVQCWAHKPEDRPTFVALRDFLLEAQPTDMRALQDFEEPDKLHIQMNDVITVIEGRAENYWWRGQNTRTLCVGPFPRNVVTSVAGLSAQDISQPLQNSFIHTGHGDSDPRHCWGFPDRIDELYLGNPMDPPDLLSVELSTSRPTQHLGRVKREPPPRPPQPAIFTQKPTYDPVSEDQDLLSGDFKRLGLRKPGLPRGLWLSKPSARVPGTKAGRSSGGEVTLIDFGEEPVIPASRPCAPSLAQLAMDACSLLDKTPPQSPTRALPRPLHPTPVVDWDARPLPPPPTYDDVAQDEDDFEVCSINSTLVGAGLPTGPRQGETNYGFVPEQARLPAALEDNLFLPPKGGGKPPSLAQTSEIFQALQQECMRQLQVPTGSLAPSPSPGADDKPQVPPRVPIPPRPTRPRVELSPAPSGEEEISRWPGPASPPRIPPREPLSPQGSRTPSPLVLPGSSPLPPRLSSSPGKTMPTTQSFASDPKYATPQVIQAPGPRTGPCILPIVRDGKKVSNTHYYLLPERPPYLERYQRYLREAQSPEEPAPLPVPLLLPPPSTPAPAAPTATVRPMPQAAPDPKANFSTNNSNLGTRPPSLRATARLPQRGCPGDGPEAGRPADKIQMVEQLFGLGLRPRVECHKVLEMFDWNLEQAGCHLLGSCGPAHHK encoded by the exons AGGCTGGGGAGCAGCAGCATGCAGCCAGAGGAGGGCACAGGCTGGTTGCTGGAGTTGCTGTCTGAGGTGCAGCTACAGCAGTACTTCCTTCGTCTTCGGGATGACCTCAATGTTACCCGTTTGTCCCACTTTGAATATGTTAAGAATGAGGACCTGGAGAAGATTGGCATGGGCCGGCCTG GCCAACGGCGGCTGTGGGAAGCTGTCAAGAGAAGGAAAGCCATGTGCAAACGCAAGTCCTGGATGAGCAAG GTATTCAGTGGAAAGCGGCTGGAGGCTGAGTTTCCCCCTCACCACTCTCAGAGCACCTTCCGGAAACCCTCGCCTACCCCGGGGGGTCCAGTGGGCGAGGGGCCCCTGCAAAGCCTCACCTGCCTCATTGGGGAGAAGGACCTGCGCCTCCTTGAGAAGCTGGGAGATGGCTCCTTTGGCGTAGTGCGCAGGGGCGAGTGGGATGCCCCTGCAGGGAAGACG gtGAGTGTGGCTGTAAAGTGCCTGAAGCCGGATGTGCTGAGCCAGCCAGAGGCCATGGACGACTTCATCCGGGAAGTCAATGCCATGCATTCACTTGACCACCGAAATCTCATTCGCCTCTATGGTGTGGTGCTTACACCACCCATGAAGATG GTGACAGAGCTGGCACCTCTGGGATCTTTGTTGGACAGACTACGTAAGCATCAGGGTCACTTCCTCCTGGGGACTCTGAGCCGCTATGCTGTGCAGGTGGCTGAAGGCATGGGCTACCTGGAGTCCAAGCGCTTTATTCACCGTGATCTGGCTGCCCGAAATCTGCTATTGGCTACCCGTGACTTGGTCAAGATTGGGGACTTTGGACTGATGCGAGCACTACCCCAAAATGATGACCACTACGTCATGCAGGAACATCGCAAGGTGCCCTTTGCCTG GTGTGCCCCTGAAAGCCTGAAGACACGTACTTTTTCCCATGCCAGTGACACCTGGATGTTTGGGGTTACGTTGTGGGAGATGTTCACCTATGGCCAGGAGCCCTGGATTGGCCTCAATGGCAGTCAG ATTCTGCATAAGATTGACAAGGAGGGGGAGCGCCTGCCCCGGCCTGAGGACTGCCCCCAGGACATCTATAATGTCATGGTCCAGTGCTGGGCTCATAAGCCAGAAGACAGACCCACCTTTGTGGCCCTGCGGGACTTCCTGCTGGAG GCCCAGCCCACTGATATGCGGGCCCTTCAGGACTTTGAGGAACCTGACAAGCTACACATCCAGATGAATGATGTCATCACTGTCATTGAGGGAAG GGCTGAAAACTACTGGTGGCGTGGACAGAACACACGGACGCTGTGTGTAGGACCCTTTCCTCGCAATGTGGTGACCTCTGTGGCTGGTCTGTCAGCCCAGGACATTAGCCAGcccctgcagaatagcttcatccaCACAGGGCATGGTGACAGCGACCCTCGCCACTGTTGGGGCTTCCCTGACAGGATTGACGA ACTGTATCTGGGAAACCCCATGGATCCTCCTGACCTGTTGAGTGTGGAACTGAGCACCTCCCGACCCACCCAGCACCTAGGAAGGGTGAAAA GGGAGCCTCCACCTCGCCCACCTCAGCCTGCCATCTTCACTCAGA AACCAACCTATGATCCTGTGAGTGAAGACCAAGACCTACTGTCTGGTGACTTCAAGAGGCTGGGCCTGCGGAAGCCAGGTCTGCCCCGAGGGCTGTGGCTGTCAAAGCCCTCAGCCCGGGTGCCAGGCACCAAGGCAGGCCGCAGCAGTGGGGGCGAGGTCACACTCATTGACTTTGGTGAGGAACCTGTGATTCCAGCCTCTCGGCCCTGTGCACCCTCTTTGGCACAGCTAGCCATGGATGCCTGCTCCTTGCTGGACAAGACCCCTCCACAGAGCCCTACACGGGCACTACCACGACCCCTGCATCCCACGCCTGTGGTGGATTGGGATGCACGCCCGCTTCCTCCTCCCCCTACCTACGATGATGTGGCCCAAGACGAAGATGACTTTGAGGTCTGCTCCATCAACAGCACCCTGGTGGGTGCAGGGCTTCCTACTGGGCCCAGGCAGGGAGAGACCAATTACGGCTTTGTGCCAGAGCAAGCGCGGCTCCCTGCTGCCCTGGAGGACAATCTGTTCCTCCCACCCAAGGGTGGGGGCAAGCCTCCCAGTTTGGCCCAGACCTCAGAGATCTTCCAGGCACTGCAGCAGGAGTGTATGCGGCAACTGCAAGTTCCAACTGGCTCACTGGCCCCCTCACCCAGCCCAGGGGCTGATGATAAGCCCCAGGTGCCTCCTCGGGTACCCATCCCCCCTCGGCCCACACGCCCACGTGTTGAGCTATCTCCAGCCCCCTCAGGTGAGGAGGAGATAAGTCGGTGGCCTGGACCTGCCTCTCCTCCCCGTATACCTCCCCGGGAACCTCTGTCCCCTCAAGGCTCTAGGACCCCCAGCCCCCTGGTACTACCTGGTAGTTCCCCACTGCCACCCCGGCTCTCAAGCTCACCTGGGAAGACCATGCCCACTACCCAGAGCTTCGCTTCAGACCCCAAGTATGCTACACCCCAGGTGATCCAGGCTCCTGGCCCACGCACAGGTCCCTGCATCTTGCCCATTGTCCGGGATGGCAAGAAGGTCAGCAACACCCATTATTACCTGTTGCCTGAGCGCCCGCCCTACTTGGAGCGCTACCAGCGTTATCTGCGTGAGGCCCAGAGCCCTGAAGAGCCGGCCCCTCTGCCTGTGCCCCTGCTGCTGCCCCCACCCAGCACCCCAGCCCCTGCTGCCCCCACTGCCACTGTTCGACCAATGCCCCAGGCtgccccagaccccaaggccaacTTCTCCACCAACAACAGCAACCTAGGTACCCGGCCACCATCCCTGAGGGCCACTGCTCGGCTGCCACAGAGGGGCTGCCCTGGGGATGGGCCAGAGGCTGGCCGGCCAGCAGACAAGATCCAGATG GTGGAGCAGCTCTTTGGGCTGGGTCTGCGGCCACGGGTGGAGTGCCACAAAGTGCTAGAGATGTTCGACTGGAACCTAGAGCAAGCTGGCTGTCACCTTCTGGGCTCCTGTGGCCCTGCCCACCACAAGTAA
- the Tnk2 gene encoding activated CDC42 kinase 1 isoform X8: MPAAPARRFPGLELSFPLLARLRRRLYTRLGSSSMQPEEGTGWLLELLSEVQLQQYFLRLRDDLNVTRLSHFEYVKNEDLEKIGMGRPGQRRLWEAVKRRKAMCKRKSWMSKVFSGKRLEAEFPPHHSQSTFRKPSPTPGGPVGEGPLQSLTCLIGEKDLRLLEKLGDGSFGVVRRGEWDAPAGKTVSVAVKCLKPDVLSQPEAMDDFIREVNAMHSLDHRNLIRLYGVVLTPPMKMVTELAPLGSLLDRLRKHQGHFLLGTLSRYAVQVAEGMGYLESKRFIHRDLAARNLLLATRDLVKIGDFGLMRALPQNDDHYVMQEHRKVPFAWCAPESLKTRTFSHASDTWMFGVTLWEMFTYGQEPWIGLNGSQILHKIDKEGERLPRPEDCPQDIYNVMVQCWAHKPEDRPTFVALRDFLLEAQPTDMRALQDFEEPDKLHIQMNDVITVIEGRAENYWWRGQNTRTLCVGPFPRNVVTSVAGLSAQDISQPLQNSFIHTGHGDSDPRHCWGFPDRIDELYLGNPMDPPDLLSVELSTSRPTQHLGRVKKPTYDPVSEDQDLLSGDFKRLGLRKPGLPRGLWLSKPSARVPGTKAGRSSGGEVTLIDFGEEPVIPASRPCAPSLAQLAMDACSLLDKTPPQSPTRALPRPLHPTPVVDWDARPLPPPPTYDDVAQDEDDFEVCSINSTLVGAGLPTGPRQGETNYGFVPEQARLPAALEDNLFLPPKGGGKPPSLAQTSEIFQALQQECMRQLQVPTGSLAPSPSPGADDKPQVPPRVPIPPRPTRPRVELSPAPSGEEEISRWPGPASPPRIPPREPLSPQGSRTPSPLVLPGSSPLPPRLSSSPGKTMPTTQSFASDPKYATPQVIQAPGPRTGPCILPIVRDGKKVSNTHYYLLPERPPYLERYQRYLREAQSPEEPAPLPVPLLLPPPSTPAPAAPTATVRPMPQAAPDPKANFSTNNSNLGTRPPSLRATARLPQRGCPGDGPEAGRPADKIQMLQAMVHGVTTEECQAALQSHSWSVQRAAQYLKVEQLFGLGLRPRVECHKVLEMFDWNLEQAGCHLLGSCGPAHHKR, from the exons AGGCTGGGGAGCAGCAGCATGCAGCCAGAGGAGGGCACAGGCTGGTTGCTGGAGTTGCTGTCTGAGGTGCAGCTACAGCAGTACTTCCTTCGTCTTCGGGATGACCTCAATGTTACCCGTTTGTCCCACTTTGAATATGTTAAGAATGAGGACCTGGAGAAGATTGGCATGGGCCGGCCTG GCCAACGGCGGCTGTGGGAAGCTGTCAAGAGAAGGAAAGCCATGTGCAAACGCAAGTCCTGGATGAGCAAG GTATTCAGTGGAAAGCGGCTGGAGGCTGAGTTTCCCCCTCACCACTCTCAGAGCACCTTCCGGAAACCCTCGCCTACCCCGGGGGGTCCAGTGGGCGAGGGGCCCCTGCAAAGCCTCACCTGCCTCATTGGGGAGAAGGACCTGCGCCTCCTTGAGAAGCTGGGAGATGGCTCCTTTGGCGTAGTGCGCAGGGGCGAGTGGGATGCCCCTGCAGGGAAGACG gtGAGTGTGGCTGTAAAGTGCCTGAAGCCGGATGTGCTGAGCCAGCCAGAGGCCATGGACGACTTCATCCGGGAAGTCAATGCCATGCATTCACTTGACCACCGAAATCTCATTCGCCTCTATGGTGTGGTGCTTACACCACCCATGAAGATG GTGACAGAGCTGGCACCTCTGGGATCTTTGTTGGACAGACTACGTAAGCATCAGGGTCACTTCCTCCTGGGGACTCTGAGCCGCTATGCTGTGCAGGTGGCTGAAGGCATGGGCTACCTGGAGTCCAAGCGCTTTATTCACCGTGATCTGGCTGCCCGAAATCTGCTATTGGCTACCCGTGACTTGGTCAAGATTGGGGACTTTGGACTGATGCGAGCACTACCCCAAAATGATGACCACTACGTCATGCAGGAACATCGCAAGGTGCCCTTTGCCTG GTGTGCCCCTGAAAGCCTGAAGACACGTACTTTTTCCCATGCCAGTGACACCTGGATGTTTGGGGTTACGTTGTGGGAGATGTTCACCTATGGCCAGGAGCCCTGGATTGGCCTCAATGGCAGTCAG ATTCTGCATAAGATTGACAAGGAGGGGGAGCGCCTGCCCCGGCCTGAGGACTGCCCCCAGGACATCTATAATGTCATGGTCCAGTGCTGGGCTCATAAGCCAGAAGACAGACCCACCTTTGTGGCCCTGCGGGACTTCCTGCTGGAG GCCCAGCCCACTGATATGCGGGCCCTTCAGGACTTTGAGGAACCTGACAAGCTACACATCCAGATGAATGATGTCATCACTGTCATTGAGGGAAG GGCTGAAAACTACTGGTGGCGTGGACAGAACACACGGACGCTGTGTGTAGGACCCTTTCCTCGCAATGTGGTGACCTCTGTGGCTGGTCTGTCAGCCCAGGACATTAGCCAGcccctgcagaatagcttcatccaCACAGGGCATGGTGACAGCGACCCTCGCCACTGTTGGGGCTTCCCTGACAGGATTGACGA ACTGTATCTGGGAAACCCCATGGATCCTCCTGACCTGTTGAGTGTGGAACTGAGCACCTCCCGACCCACCCAGCACCTAGGAAGGGTGAAAA AACCAACCTATGATCCTGTGAGTGAAGACCAAGACCTACTGTCTGGTGACTTCAAGAGGCTGGGCCTGCGGAAGCCAGGTCTGCCCCGAGGGCTGTGGCTGTCAAAGCCCTCAGCCCGGGTGCCAGGCACCAAGGCAGGCCGCAGCAGTGGGGGCGAGGTCACACTCATTGACTTTGGTGAGGAACCTGTGATTCCAGCCTCTCGGCCCTGTGCACCCTCTTTGGCACAGCTAGCCATGGATGCCTGCTCCTTGCTGGACAAGACCCCTCCACAGAGCCCTACACGGGCACTACCACGACCCCTGCATCCCACGCCTGTGGTGGATTGGGATGCACGCCCGCTTCCTCCTCCCCCTACCTACGATGATGTGGCCCAAGACGAAGATGACTTTGAGGTCTGCTCCATCAACAGCACCCTGGTGGGTGCAGGGCTTCCTACTGGGCCCAGGCAGGGAGAGACCAATTACGGCTTTGTGCCAGAGCAAGCGCGGCTCCCTGCTGCCCTGGAGGACAATCTGTTCCTCCCACCCAAGGGTGGGGGCAAGCCTCCCAGTTTGGCCCAGACCTCAGAGATCTTCCAGGCACTGCAGCAGGAGTGTATGCGGCAACTGCAAGTTCCAACTGGCTCACTGGCCCCCTCACCCAGCCCAGGGGCTGATGATAAGCCCCAGGTGCCTCCTCGGGTACCCATCCCCCCTCGGCCCACACGCCCACGTGTTGAGCTATCTCCAGCCCCCTCAGGTGAGGAGGAGATAAGTCGGTGGCCTGGACCTGCCTCTCCTCCCCGTATACCTCCCCGGGAACCTCTGTCCCCTCAAGGCTCTAGGACCCCCAGCCCCCTGGTACTACCTGGTAGTTCCCCACTGCCACCCCGGCTCTCAAGCTCACCTGGGAAGACCATGCCCACTACCCAGAGCTTCGCTTCAGACCCCAAGTATGCTACACCCCAGGTGATCCAGGCTCCTGGCCCACGCACAGGTCCCTGCATCTTGCCCATTGTCCGGGATGGCAAGAAGGTCAGCAACACCCATTATTACCTGTTGCCTGAGCGCCCGCCCTACTTGGAGCGCTACCAGCGTTATCTGCGTGAGGCCCAGAGCCCTGAAGAGCCGGCCCCTCTGCCTGTGCCCCTGCTGCTGCCCCCACCCAGCACCCCAGCCCCTGCTGCCCCCACTGCCACTGTTCGACCAATGCCCCAGGCtgccccagaccccaaggccaacTTCTCCACCAACAACAGCAACCTAGGTACCCGGCCACCATCCCTGAGGGCCACTGCTCGGCTGCCACAGAGGGGCTGCCCTGGGGATGGGCCAGAGGCTGGCCGGCCAGCAGACAAGATCCAGATG CTGCAGGCCATGGTGCATGGGGTGACCACAGAGGAGTGCCAGGCGGCCCTGCAGAGCCACAGCTGGAGCGTGCAGAGGGCTGCCCAGTATCTGAAG GTGGAGCAGCTCTTTGGGCTGGGTCTGCGGCCACGGGTGGAGTGCCACAAAGTGCTAGAGATGTTCGACTGGAACCTAGAGCAAGCTGGCTGTCACCTTCTGGGCTCCTGTGGCCCTGCCCACCACAA GCGCTGA
- the Tnk2 gene encoding activated CDC42 kinase 1 isoform X9 gives MPAAPARRFPGLELSFPLLARLRRRLYTRLGSSSMQPEEGTGWLLELLSEVQLQQYFLRLRDDLNVTRLSHFEYVKNEDLEKIGMGRPGQRRLWEAVKRRKAMCKRKSWMSKVFSGKRLEAEFPPHHSQSTFRKPSPTPGGPVGEGPLQSLTCLIGEKDLRLLEKLGDGSFGVVRRGEWDAPAGKTVSVAVKCLKPDVLSQPEAMDDFIREVNAMHSLDHRNLIRLYGVVLTPPMKMVTELAPLGSLLDRLRKHQGHFLLGTLSRYAVQVAEGMGYLESKRFIHRDLAARNLLLATRDLVKIGDFGLMRALPQNDDHYVMQEHRKVPFAWCAPESLKTRTFSHASDTWMFGVTLWEMFTYGQEPWIGLNGSQILHKIDKEGERLPRPEDCPQDIYNVMVQCWAHKPEDRPTFVALRDFLLEAQPTDMRALQDFEEPDKLHIQMNDVITVIEGRAENYWWRGQNTRTLCVGPFPRNVVTSVAGLSAQDISQPLQNSFIHTGHGDSDPRHCWGFPDRIDELYLGNPMDPPDLLSVELSTSRPTQHLGRVKKPTYDPVSEDQDLLSGDFKRLGLRKPGLPRGLWLSKPSARVPGTKAGRSSGGEVTLIDFGEEPVIPASRPCAPSLAQLAMDACSLLDKTPPQSPTRALPRPLHPTPVVDWDARPLPPPPTYDDVAQDEDDFEVCSINSTLVGAGLPTGPRQGETNYGFVPEQARLPAALEDNLFLPPKGGGKPPSLAQTSEIFQALQQECMRQLQVPTGSLAPSPSPGADDKPQVPPRVPIPPRPTRPRVELSPAPSGEEEISRWPGPASPPRIPPREPLSPQGSRTPSPLVLPGSSPLPPRLSSSPGKTMPTTQSFASDPKYATPQVIQAPGPRTGPCILPIVRDGKKVSNTHYYLLPERPPYLERYQRYLREAQSPEEPAPLPVPLLLPPPSTPAPAAPTATVRPMPQAAPDPKANFSTNNSNLGTRPPSLRATARLPQRGCPGDGPEAGRPADKIQMLQAMVHGVTTEECQAALQSHSWSVQRAAQYLKVEQLFGLGLRPRVECHKVLEMFDWNLEQAGCHLLGSCGPAHHK, from the exons AGGCTGGGGAGCAGCAGCATGCAGCCAGAGGAGGGCACAGGCTGGTTGCTGGAGTTGCTGTCTGAGGTGCAGCTACAGCAGTACTTCCTTCGTCTTCGGGATGACCTCAATGTTACCCGTTTGTCCCACTTTGAATATGTTAAGAATGAGGACCTGGAGAAGATTGGCATGGGCCGGCCTG GCCAACGGCGGCTGTGGGAAGCTGTCAAGAGAAGGAAAGCCATGTGCAAACGCAAGTCCTGGATGAGCAAG GTATTCAGTGGAAAGCGGCTGGAGGCTGAGTTTCCCCCTCACCACTCTCAGAGCACCTTCCGGAAACCCTCGCCTACCCCGGGGGGTCCAGTGGGCGAGGGGCCCCTGCAAAGCCTCACCTGCCTCATTGGGGAGAAGGACCTGCGCCTCCTTGAGAAGCTGGGAGATGGCTCCTTTGGCGTAGTGCGCAGGGGCGAGTGGGATGCCCCTGCAGGGAAGACG gtGAGTGTGGCTGTAAAGTGCCTGAAGCCGGATGTGCTGAGCCAGCCAGAGGCCATGGACGACTTCATCCGGGAAGTCAATGCCATGCATTCACTTGACCACCGAAATCTCATTCGCCTCTATGGTGTGGTGCTTACACCACCCATGAAGATG GTGACAGAGCTGGCACCTCTGGGATCTTTGTTGGACAGACTACGTAAGCATCAGGGTCACTTCCTCCTGGGGACTCTGAGCCGCTATGCTGTGCAGGTGGCTGAAGGCATGGGCTACCTGGAGTCCAAGCGCTTTATTCACCGTGATCTGGCTGCCCGAAATCTGCTATTGGCTACCCGTGACTTGGTCAAGATTGGGGACTTTGGACTGATGCGAGCACTACCCCAAAATGATGACCACTACGTCATGCAGGAACATCGCAAGGTGCCCTTTGCCTG GTGTGCCCCTGAAAGCCTGAAGACACGTACTTTTTCCCATGCCAGTGACACCTGGATGTTTGGGGTTACGTTGTGGGAGATGTTCACCTATGGCCAGGAGCCCTGGATTGGCCTCAATGGCAGTCAG ATTCTGCATAAGATTGACAAGGAGGGGGAGCGCCTGCCCCGGCCTGAGGACTGCCCCCAGGACATCTATAATGTCATGGTCCAGTGCTGGGCTCATAAGCCAGAAGACAGACCCACCTTTGTGGCCCTGCGGGACTTCCTGCTGGAG GCCCAGCCCACTGATATGCGGGCCCTTCAGGACTTTGAGGAACCTGACAAGCTACACATCCAGATGAATGATGTCATCACTGTCATTGAGGGAAG GGCTGAAAACTACTGGTGGCGTGGACAGAACACACGGACGCTGTGTGTAGGACCCTTTCCTCGCAATGTGGTGACCTCTGTGGCTGGTCTGTCAGCCCAGGACATTAGCCAGcccctgcagaatagcttcatccaCACAGGGCATGGTGACAGCGACCCTCGCCACTGTTGGGGCTTCCCTGACAGGATTGACGA ACTGTATCTGGGAAACCCCATGGATCCTCCTGACCTGTTGAGTGTGGAACTGAGCACCTCCCGACCCACCCAGCACCTAGGAAGGGTGAAAA AACCAACCTATGATCCTGTGAGTGAAGACCAAGACCTACTGTCTGGTGACTTCAAGAGGCTGGGCCTGCGGAAGCCAGGTCTGCCCCGAGGGCTGTGGCTGTCAAAGCCCTCAGCCCGGGTGCCAGGCACCAAGGCAGGCCGCAGCAGTGGGGGCGAGGTCACACTCATTGACTTTGGTGAGGAACCTGTGATTCCAGCCTCTCGGCCCTGTGCACCCTCTTTGGCACAGCTAGCCATGGATGCCTGCTCCTTGCTGGACAAGACCCCTCCACAGAGCCCTACACGGGCACTACCACGACCCCTGCATCCCACGCCTGTGGTGGATTGGGATGCACGCCCGCTTCCTCCTCCCCCTACCTACGATGATGTGGCCCAAGACGAAGATGACTTTGAGGTCTGCTCCATCAACAGCACCCTGGTGGGTGCAGGGCTTCCTACTGGGCCCAGGCAGGGAGAGACCAATTACGGCTTTGTGCCAGAGCAAGCGCGGCTCCCTGCTGCCCTGGAGGACAATCTGTTCCTCCCACCCAAGGGTGGGGGCAAGCCTCCCAGTTTGGCCCAGACCTCAGAGATCTTCCAGGCACTGCAGCAGGAGTGTATGCGGCAACTGCAAGTTCCAACTGGCTCACTGGCCCCCTCACCCAGCCCAGGGGCTGATGATAAGCCCCAGGTGCCTCCTCGGGTACCCATCCCCCCTCGGCCCACACGCCCACGTGTTGAGCTATCTCCAGCCCCCTCAGGTGAGGAGGAGATAAGTCGGTGGCCTGGACCTGCCTCTCCTCCCCGTATACCTCCCCGGGAACCTCTGTCCCCTCAAGGCTCTAGGACCCCCAGCCCCCTGGTACTACCTGGTAGTTCCCCACTGCCACCCCGGCTCTCAAGCTCACCTGGGAAGACCATGCCCACTACCCAGAGCTTCGCTTCAGACCCCAAGTATGCTACACCCCAGGTGATCCAGGCTCCTGGCCCACGCACAGGTCCCTGCATCTTGCCCATTGTCCGGGATGGCAAGAAGGTCAGCAACACCCATTATTACCTGTTGCCTGAGCGCCCGCCCTACTTGGAGCGCTACCAGCGTTATCTGCGTGAGGCCCAGAGCCCTGAAGAGCCGGCCCCTCTGCCTGTGCCCCTGCTGCTGCCCCCACCCAGCACCCCAGCCCCTGCTGCCCCCACTGCCACTGTTCGACCAATGCCCCAGGCtgccccagaccccaaggccaacTTCTCCACCAACAACAGCAACCTAGGTACCCGGCCACCATCCCTGAGGGCCACTGCTCGGCTGCCACAGAGGGGCTGCCCTGGGGATGGGCCAGAGGCTGGCCGGCCAGCAGACAAGATCCAGATG CTGCAGGCCATGGTGCATGGGGTGACCACAGAGGAGTGCCAGGCGGCCCTGCAGAGCCACAGCTGGAGCGTGCAGAGGGCTGCCCAGTATCTGAAG GTGGAGCAGCTCTTTGGGCTGGGTCTGCGGCCACGGGTGGAGTGCCACAAAGTGCTAGAGATGTTCGACTGGAACCTAGAGCAAGCTGGCTGTCACCTTCTGGGCTCCTGTGGCCCTGCCCACCACAAGTAA